Within the Takifugu rubripes chromosome 8, fTakRub1.2, whole genome shotgun sequence genome, the region CTGATATCAGTAAACTGTTTTATATGTACGTCCTGAACATGTGAGGATTAATAGGGGCTTCATTTGAACAGACGTATGTTTTGTGTGGCTGGATTTCTGCAACCGTCACCGACCTCCCTCATCTGAGGACCAGGACTTATGTGGAGATTGCGACGATAATACGAGCCTCATAATCACAAAATTATGACGTTGaatttttttgatttttgaaGAAACATCTCTCTCTTATGGATGGTTGTTCTATTCTAACAATTATGgcttcttcatctgtcttcaaGAGAATAAACTTTTAGGTTGCTGCCCCAGAACGACTGACTTTTGACTTTAAGGTGCAGGTGAACGGCAAAGTCCTGTCCCAAAGAGTTGCCTCTCTTGTGTTGGACAGGTCTTTGCGACATGGGTCAGCAGCACaacattgttgtgtttctggGTATTCTGTCTGTTTCTGGGTATTTGGGTGGATTGACCTCTCTTACAGTGTCACAGTGTTGTCAGGAATTTCTTTTCGAGTTCTTTGTAGGTGTAAATCGatgtcttaaataaaaatgtatttttgtagaGAGATCTGTTATGTTTGGGGTGTATATATATTCTCAATTCGTCATGAAATGTTGACAGAAGACACAGGCCCAGATGATAGTTCCTCTCTTTTATTAATTGGGTTTTTTACTTTTTAGATTCGGAACAAAGTTCCTCTTTCAGATGCAGGAGAAATCCTCCATCTTCAGGTCACCTGTACACCAACTGTTGGTGTTCATTGTGTACTTATCCTATGCTTCACAGACGTAGGACACGTACACATACTTGGGGGATTGATCACAGTATGAAAACACTATCCTCCCTTTAGGATTGCCTGGAATTGAACACTCTTTTCTACCGTTGCACCTGTAGACAGGAAAAATGAATCGGCAGGGTTTAAAATTaattctgtccatcaggaatcTGGAAAGTTGGATTATTTCTCGACATACATGCTTTTCACATCTTCTCCAAAGCCTCCAGCTGTACAAAAGGTGTAATCAGAAGGCTTGTCTGTGCAGGTGTTCTGGTCGAGGCGTCCGTAATTGGACTTGATGATGCGAATAACACCCTTTTCTGAGGGTGAAGCAGGCAGGATATGACAAAAAGGCTTTAGAAAGATCTTCTGTGtgtaaaaaaccaaaacattctTACCACACTTTAAGTCGGCACTCTGATCCTTGCAGGCAATGACAGTACGtttatctgtggaaacatcagtaAGGACACGAGGTTGGCATCCACACGGGGAATCGTTTCGTTAATGATCCCGGATCAGATACAAACTCACCTGGAAACTTGTTCTCACAAGTGTAGAAGGCTGAAACGGCGGTGAAGGTGTCGAGATCGCAGATCAACATTCTTTTTTGTGATTTAGCTAacctgcactcctgcaggtcATCACAGCTGTAGACAGAAACGTCTGATATCAGTTCTCTGCAACACCGATTCGAGTGTAGTCACGGCAACAATGGAAGAACAGAATAGCAGAACCTACATAGACTTTGACAACGGCATTAACATGGGATGTAAACAGCTTGGAGGTgcaatgctgctgcagaagtCCTGAGCATTATTCTCAAACCCCTTGTTGCTGTAAACCATTGACACGATGTTGATCTCCTGTCCTCGAGCTGAAGGTGTAATGCCCCAAAATCAATAATAGTTGAacaattttcacattttcatacAATATATTTGTTCCAGTTTGTCTTTTTGGGCTTTTGACTATCAACTGTTTTGTTAATTCCACCTAATAATTCTACATCATTTTCTTGCCATTTCAAAAACCAAGTAGATTAATTAACAGACAAATCTGAGAAACAAAGACAAGACGTACGGCAGGACAGCATCAGGTTGCTACCCATAGGAGCCATGCTCAtcatttgtcctgcaggagggaaaGTTTTCAGATAGTGTGAGCAAATCCAGAATGTGATAAATTTACTGCATGAGAGAAGTTAAATAAAGAACGTAGATAtttctgaaatgatgaaaataaagtaATCAGCAAAAGGAGAAGGTTCAGAGAATCTTTACCTTGACATCCTGAACACCAACAGGCAACCAGGACTAAAATATGAAAATCAGATATTCATTGATTAAgctcaaataaaacaaagcttcCTACAGCTTATTGGAGGGTGGACTTACAGGTGAGGAGGGTTACAAGTGAGAAAGACATGGTACCACTTCTCTTGACTGGTGCCTCTTTCAGCAGGGAGCCGCCTTTTATACAGTTTCTTTACACCACTTTGCGTGCCAGTCAGTGAcatcaacagcctctgtgagcATGAATATTCTTCATTACAGGTCCTTCAACAGGCCTTTGGCTTATAACAATACCAAAGAAATGCTATCTGTATATATCCCCAAGGAGTCACTGAAATATGGAATGCTGCCCTCTTTTTAATGAGTTGTGTTCAAACAActggaaaaaagctgaaaacacTGAGAAAACCTTTTAACTTAGGAGGAAACTCTAATAGTTTTAAAATGTGCACATGAATGTGCAGTAGAAACACTTCATGTTATCTTTTCAAATCAAGAAATTAAGGGAATTAAATTGAAAGAAATCAGTTAATTGGCTGTTCAAAAATAATAACAGTGAAGGTTTCAATGAGTGAGGACATTGATTCTGTGAAAAACAGTTGGCCCACACCCCATCTTGACTGTCCTAAAGGTTTCTGCTTTTCTTGCTcccaatatatattttttgtccCTACATTAGTAGATATATATTTAAAGGCCAGTCAGCCCATTTTCCTTGCTGATGTTCTGCAGTAGCTAGGACATTTTATCTTCAACTCGCGTCTCATaatccactttttttcccccccactgTTTATAGCTGAACTAAACCCAGAGATCAATTAGCTACCAACAGCTCTCACTGCGTTTTCTTTACCCAAAATGGCTGAAGGAGAAAAGCAAGATTTGGTTGCAGATATTCATCTGGCCACTGGTAACAGACTGACTCAGATGTCATCTGACTGTCTGCCCTATAGATCAATCAAGTGACAGGATGGATAATaggctgatgtttatttttttttaatgtcatgtaTCCATAGTACCTTGGCGATCGACCAGTTGATTGTAGCAAAGGAAGAGGCAACTCAAGTTCTCATAGGTTGGATTCAAGCAGGATTTTGTGTCCCATCAAGCAGAAACTGCTTTTCTTTAGACACGTGGAGCCCCAGCTGAAGGTGTTGACTACttttaggacagaaaacccatcTTGAATCTGACCCTCAAGGAATGGAGTTGCCCATCCTT harbors:
- the LOC115250784 gene encoding L-rhamnose-binding lectin CSL1-like, producing the protein MSFSLVTLLTFLVACWCSGCQGQMMSMAPMGSNLMLSCPRGQEINIVSMVYSNKGFENNAQDFCSSIAPPSCLHPMLMPLSKSICDDLQECRLAKSQKRMLICDLDTFTAVSAFYTCENKFPDKRTVIACKDQSADLKCEKGVIRIIKSNYGRLDQNTCTDKPSDYTFCTAGGFGEDVKSMCNGRKECSIPGNPKGRIVFSYCDQSPKYVYVSYVCEA